Part of the Falco biarmicus isolate bFalBia1 chromosome 4, bFalBia1.pri, whole genome shotgun sequence genome, TGAACTTGGTTCAGTTGAACTACATGTTAGTGTAAGGTTTGCCCGTCACTGAAGCACGTTTGATGCCCAACGCCATCAGCCTTTAAAAGGGGTGAGAAATCCACCGTGGTAGAGCTCGTGCACTTCTCGTGACTGGCTGCCACCGTCTGAGACGGTGCTGCCTGCGCCCCGTGTCCTCAGCCGCCTCCTCCCTTTGCAAGGAAAGAACGCGGTGGCCTTAGGCAGAGGGTGCGTTACTCGTGCTTTTCTGCAGATGAGGAGTGGAAACCAGGTTCAGTTACAGGAACTGTGGTGGAGCAAGGAGTTCTGAGCTGGCTGTCCCCACCCGTTCCAGGGACACAGcaagcagaggggctggagtTGAACCGAACCAAACCAAACCTGTGGGTTTCAAAGGTAGAAAGCCAAACTCTTCACATTTGGGTTATTTAAGAAGCTGTCAACTTCTGaatgatgatgataatattaataaaaactaTGTATTAACTCTTAAGGCCATGCTTTCATCCTTAGTTTTTCAGTGCTAGAGGATTAGATAAACTTTTTTATATTAAGCAACTTAATTATCTGAGAGAAACTACTCAACAGttcagaaagcttttctgtGTAAGATTGATCGTGTGCGTATATGTTTTAAGAGGTCAGGGCCTGTGtgtttactgaaaattaatagaaatactGGTTTGAAAAGCAGTTGGAGAAGCTCCTACTGGACAGTACTGCAGTTTCCCCCCCAAAATTTTAAGCTACTTCATAAAAGCAGCGTGAACGTGAAGAGACTTGTACAGATACCAACAGCCGGGTTGCGTTCCTGCTCCACAGACGATGgggaggggaaactgaggcctCATCTTTAAGGCTACAGCTCGCAGCGCAGTACCTGGTTTTCCTGCCTACTACAAAACAAGCCGATCAGGGCTTGCTTTGCACAGGTAGTGGAGCAGTGTTGTTACAATCGTACTTAATTACAGCCGTATCTTAATGATGGAACGCTTGAGAGTTTTAAGCAGATTTTATTCTCAACTGTGCCAGGAAAGTCAGTGGTACCAGTATGTCAAGACGTGTTGCCTTTTGTTGGCTCGTTTTTTTTCTAAGAACGTAACGAACCTTGTAAGTCTATTGCATTAAAGATGTACAAAACCCAATGGAACCTACTCTGATATACACTCTTAAATAAAGAATCAGCTGATGTCAAATTTGaatttgttttgattatttCAAGTTAGGTTTTCCATTAGAAGCAGAAGCTCTAGGGGTGCGCGCTGCCGTTACTTACCTTTACCTGCTGTTACGGTAAGTCTTGCAGTTAACCTGAACCTTAACGACAAGAGTAGCTCTAATGtaggggggcgggggggagtaaacaaaaagaaaagcacatttacaaaattattgaaaaacatttattatacTTAAATTGAAATGTGTACatcttattaaaaaacaaaagcaatttgctGGTGCCATAATTTAATTCCAATTTCAAGTGAGCTGGACAAACTACTGTACAACTTTcaatattctttaaaattagaTATTTGGATACTTTCTAATCAAggatttttccacttttttataaaacatttggATTTGAATACGGTATGAGCTGAAAAGACACAAGTGTCAGTTCAAGAAAATACTAGGACCAAACAATACCCAAAGATGAAGAAACTTAAAAACATTACTGTCTATAAGTACATGAAGTTTTActttcagtgcagaaaaaacaaaaccaggaaaaaaccTCTAGCCTTGATgaatttagattttaaaaatttagaagCAAAGAAGCTTTTCTGCTAAGCACTTGAGCCAGTTACGAaagagggaatgaaaaaaaaaaaaaaaatcaacgttgcttttcttcatgctgTAGTAGTTGTTTACACTGAACCCTGCAGCACAAGAAGCGAACTATTCCCAAGCCCTTAAGCCAGAGATCAAGGGGGAACTTCCCAAAGGCACCAGATGACAGCTACGGAACCGTCGCTCAACGCCTTTTGAAATACTCCCCTCCAAGTACCTACCAGTTGAAACTTAACGTTAACCTAGGAAACGCTGCGCCGTGTTTCTACAAGGAATATCCAAAATATTGAAAAAGCACACTGcctgtttcaaagaaaagtcAATATTTGGTCATACGGAAGAGGCACTGGAACAGCTGTACAGCATGGACCGGAGGGCGGAGAAAGGTCAACAGAAAAGGTAAGATACGTGTCCGTAACAGCAACTACAGCAAGGCCTTTACCTGCTGGGAAGGAGACTTAGATGGTGTATATTTAGTGTTTCTTAAGCAATTTATTTGATGTTGCGGAAAGCTATGACAGCCCTGTGGTGCCAGTGGGTCATCTTCCCTCATCAGCATAATTCCACTAAGTCATAAAAATCCGCCTCCCACGGCTACTATTTTGAAAcccacaattttacaagcaAAGAGTTAAACTGCAGCAGTGCTCCGCAGAGAACCTAGGAAACTAAACGTAAAGGATGCATAGGCAattcttttccattaaattcattaaagcaaaacacaatTACTTGGTACCCCATAGGATTTATATTAATCCCTCCAATAAGGTACTATTGATAATGCAGTTTGCTGCATGCATATATTGCATCTGTCTAGGGCTTCTTAAAAGCCCTGTTCTGGCATTTACACTTCTTACATACACTCTTATACACAATTTACACGGGAAGCTGTTTTGACAGCTTGACTCTCAAAGACCCGACAACCTGATCACTATCCGCTTAACTACTCATCTCCACACAGATTAATATGTGCTCTGCTaacatcaaaaaataaaatcagcgTAAGGTACAAGCAAGTAATAGAcaaactggcacagaaaggtAAATGCCCCAAAATAAGTTTACATTCATCTCCAACTGGATACAGAGACTAGAAAAGCAGCAGCGCTTCGCTCTAGAAACTGTATCTACTGGCCGTAATTTGCCTTATTTCAGTAAAGGGCAAGCACCTTTGCTTACATTGTCTCCCCTGCCTGTACGTAAGCTGTCATGGCATTATACCTCTCATGAGGACACTTAGCTATGGCAGTGATAAGAAAGTTCACCTCTCAAACAGCTCATTAGAAAGGtcattttgtgttttcaatATGAAACATCTTATACGGTGAAGCTAGATCCTAAGGTTTTGGATGATCTTCATGATCTTGAGGCAGGACTTCATTCTGCGACGGAGTATCAGTCTAGCAGTCACGTGACatcatttcaaaattatatgGAAGCCTTCAccattttcagctgaaaaagaaaaaaaagcatctgtctTTTGTAAACAGAATCATAAATAATACTGGCCAGCGCACCAAAACGTCCCAAGTACGAACCTGGTTTTTACTGTGTGCAAGTGGTTCATTACTCCTGCGAAATTAACTCGAAACACATGCAACACCAGTAACTTGCTATTCAGACTAAACACTTGAagagtaacttttaaaaaacctcTTTGGTGTGCAGTTATTTCTGAACCCTTCCTGTTACACATGAAACCCCCCTCGTAACAGTGACAGTGTCATAGAAAGATGTTAACTTCTGCAAGGCTAATATAAATCctttgtgtatgtttttaatCACCTATTTTGTGATGCTCAGCCTTAAACTAAAAGCCAAATGGAGAcagttgtggtgttttttttttttttaaaaaaaagaaacttgcGGGTTTTATGCTTGGAAGTGAGCAGTGCCACCACAGGGCGTAGCAACTGGGACCAGAGGGGTCTCTCAATCACTAACCGCATGGACAGATCTAGTAATACACGGAACAATTAGTTAAGATGCTGATAAAGCGACAgaggctttaaaaatacagctcatctacagcaaaaccagagcttttaaaaatttcctaCTTATGCCGAACAAAAATGTTCTGATTAACAATTGGTAACTGGAACTGGAGCTTCGAAGCTGGGGACAGTTTCTGTAGGTGAAGTTTGCACGGATTCAGACTTGCCCACCGATGCCGGCAGTTTCCTGGCACCTTTTACCAGAAATAAGCCGGACTCCTAAGAAAGCACAGGGGcgggggtgggagtggggtggtggggaagaGTTTGCTGAAGAGGATTATTTACTAGCAATGAAAGAATTTTATACTCTGTTCTCTCAGGACTCTGAGAACATTCGGTTTCTGAACTTCAGAGGTACTACAGCCaagtttttttaactttttacatttcttttgaaatttcacCATTCTCGGCCGTTACTAACAGCAGGCACTGCACAGTGATGGCTGGATGGATTTTACATGAGGTTTGTTACCAAGTGCTGCACTGGTTCTGAACTGAAAGCCTGGGGAAAAGACTGAGGTGCCACGCAGAGGCCGAAAGGTCTGGCTAAGAGAAGAGGAACTcgcagatttttttaaattttgggggttttttgccagTCAGCCTTCACTAGCTCTGCCGTTACTCTTTGCTCAGGGAAGATTTACTAGAATAGCGTtctgctgcaaaggcagctccTTGGCAGAataaacaattttgttttagaCTGTCAGAAAAGACACTGTACCTTTTATTGTGGTGAATAAGAAACAACTCTCATCTTGAAAATTTTGAACCAtctacaaaaaaatcagaaataaatacatcaaaaaataaacacagcctTTTATAAGCAATTGAAAATTTTTGGTTTCATTCAGCAAATGACAAGCATATaccaaatcaaatcaaaatacatttgctgTCAAAATACTGCTTGTTAATCACATGACAACCATTTGGGAGCCTATTACTGCTGGCTGTGTTTATGGAACTCTAAATACGTGTCACAGATGCTTGAAGAGGAGGAGTTCAACAGCATTTAAATGCTCCCTGCCATTAGGCATgttcaaaataaatgcatattaaaTAACGACTGCCGCATCTCAGAACTATATAGACcagctgcctttctcttctcttaATCTGAATTTaagcaggcagaggaagagtgACATTTAAAAGGATCCTTCTGCTTATTTTAAtgtaaaggaacaaaaatactctaaaatgtcagaaaataagAGTTGCAttatcaaacagaaaaagcagtaacaaagaAGCGAGCGTAAGAAAATCTataaattcataaataaaatttgacaaggaaataaaatttccattaCCTGATCACTCACAAGAATGTGGATGCCTGTGGGACCCTGTCTGTAAACCTGGTTGATCTGATGCAAAGGAATATTAAATGCCAAAGCAAGTTTGCGTGTGACTTCCGAGGCTGCCATTTCTTCCAAGTAGATTGCATGAtaaactacaagaaaaaaaattatttacataagCATGGTACTGATTGATaacatatatgaaaaaaatctgaatttgtttccaccccaactttaaaaaatttgaaaagctAAAAACCTTTACTTTACTCTCCCCCTGTTCTCACTAAAAAGTATGAGCTGCCATGACTTTTCTTTCCAAGTCGAGTCATGAGCACAACTCTGAGACAAGGAGGCGGCTTCTGTTTGCTCTGATACTGCAGGGAACTTCCACCTTTTTTCCTGTACCCCGCACAAACAGGCACAGCCATGTCAAACACACTTACGTGGATCTTTAGAGTCACCTAAAGATAACCTGGGAAGTAGTTTTGGACCACCTCAGAAGCAGCAGGTAATTAATCTGACTTAGCCTAATACACTTGTTTTAAATAgggatgtaatttttttgtggGGGGGTAAAGAAAGCCTTTTGCAACTGTGTGAATAAATTTCCTACAGATAATCTCAGAGCCGAAgggtggcggggcgggggaatacaacaagcaaacaaacagaacagtAAGACAAAGTAGCTATTCAGTTTGATGCTGTATTTACAGTTCCACAGCTTTATTTAATTGTGCTGGAAGCCCTTGGCAGCTCTGTGTTTGCACATTCTTCCATCCCAAACCAAAGACTGAAGATATCCAGAGGAAAAATACGTATTTGACAGAGACAGTATCCTATTCATAGATCCTCCTCCCGCTCAATTCTTGCATGGAAAACACACCATGATTATTCGAGCAGCAGCCTATACAGATTTCAGttggctggggaaggaggtCTCTTCACTCAAAGCCAAGATCAAGAAAAGAACCATTTCAAATAGCTCCATTCTCTTAACTGCACAACTGACATGCATTTACAATTAAATATGAAGTTCCCATCTGTGTTGGAACAACAGCTATTTATCAGGAAAATAATACTAAAACCGTCAGCCCGTACACTTCTTGGCTGTCTTCCCTCCTCCAAGCTCTACCAGTTTTAGTTCAGTTGCACAGAAAACGACAGCAAAACCTAACAGACAGGGGGAAAGGATCAAGGTGCTTGATTTGCACGTAGCTTTTACAGGCGCCTACATTTATCTGCTTAATACCATGTCTGCAACAACATAGCACAGCTAATTTGAGAGCTCCTTAATTATCTATCATGGAACTACAGTTGGTTTTATCAATGGGCTGAAAAACATCAGTGATTCAACCTTGAGAGGTTTTAAGGTACTGTTCATCCCCTGCAGTGTTAAAAGAGCGACATCGTCGTGCATACAGCTTGCTGCGGTTTCTCTGCACCCCAGAAACAAATTCAGCCTCTCCactattcttttttccttcccgtCTATCTTTGGTTTAGACTTTTTAAGACACAAATGTCTTCGGCTAAAAGACCCCTATGTGCCATACCATATATTGCACCGTTGCTGCTATCACCGTTGCCTGCATCTTGTCTTTCCAGTTGTATGCTCCTTAGTGGCTCCTGACAGACATAGATGGTTAAACGGGGCCTCACAGACCTGCAAGTCAACGAAATCACACGTCAGAGAAAAGGCTACTTGCCCTGGAACTACACAAGATGATATGCCACAAATGTGGATGTGTTATGTGAATCCTACgcttgaaatgttttcttccacggaccaaaaaaatattacaaaaatcaCTATAATGGTAGGTGGTCTCTCATATGCTACCGCATTTAAGCAAAATTTCAATCCAATTCCAAATGTTGGAATCCTGGAACATAACTGCTAAGTAACAGCAACAATTCTTACATATAAAGGTCAATGGTAACAACAAATACCCATTTCAGTCAGAACCACACACATCACCTGGGATGCTGTCTACTCAACACCTGTAGCCCCCAAAAGCCTCGGGTGTTCTGACCTCCCCTAAACAAGAAGTTTTGTGCCTTGGCAACAAATCCATCTATTTCCAAGAAACTGGGAGCGCCCAGCGGCATTGGTACCAGTCTTACAGCCTAACTTTGAACTCATCAAGTGCCTGCGCCTCCTCTGGGGTCCGCACAGGAGGGTCTTTTTAAACATACTGCTGCCCCTTCCTGAGACAGCTCACACAGGCATCGACACCCACCCTGATACTGACTTCCCAGACCCAGTTCTAAGGACAGGGGATTCCAGTAAATGACAGAACAAAACCCACTCAACTCAACCTCACATTCAACACACTACCTGGATTTCAGTGCATTGTATAGCCGAATGCCATCGGCTGGACCACAGATTTGTACCAGGTCTTCTCTTGTCAGCTTTAATAAATCAGCACCTGGAAAAACACATGAGGATTTTATGAAGATTATTTTAGAACATCTATACTTTCTAGAATAAATCGTATGTTCATTTAAAACCAAGAATAACAAACTCCGCTATTATAAAAAAAGGAATCCTGCAAACACAAGCAAGTAAAATCTAGAATAGGCACTAGCtagcactgagaaaaaaatgaccaGTTTTCCAAAGGTGGTTAGTTTCACTTGATGGCGTTCACGTCTTTGAGAAAGCACTAAGCCTGCAAGGCACACTATTTCTATAGAGCCAGACGAACGCTCGGTATCAAGACGATGGCTTTCAAGTTTTAACTGCTACCCAGATTAGTCTATTTTGAACACACGCAAAATACAGAGCAAAGATACTTGATGGTTTCTCAGTGAATCATCCCAGGCATTCAACTAACACGTCAGAAGCCCTATGCACTGAGGTTACTACAATGTGCTCATTTACAGAAGATCCTGCTGAGGGCTGGCATCACGAAATCAGTGTGgtcaaacagcagcagcctatGGGGTGAATCCTGGTTGTGGGATACTTCCATCCAAAagcaggtggttttttttttttaatgatcctTGGAATAAGTGATCTGTGAAAATAACTGCTTCCCAGAACATTAACTTTAGAAAAGGAAGCTTCAATAGAAGATACTAAGCAGATCTAAACACAAAATGGAAGGAAGGATCCTTCTTAGAAAGGATACCTCCTTAGGCATGGGTGTCAACAAAGGAAACAACTGTCTGAAAAATCAGTCGCTATACTAGAGTGggaggacaggaaaaaaattatagtgCTTATTTGTGAAAATACTCCACAGGCAATCTAGGAATGCATAGGTAAAagccagcaaaaataaattttttattatagtATTTAATGGCTATGATGACAAAACAACACCATACCTGAAGAAGTATACTAAAAGTTACATACACTACAcctcttccttcaaaaaaaaaaaaaaaaaaaaaaaaaaaaaaaaaaaaaaaaaaaaaaaaaaaaaaaaaaaaatctatcagcCAGCTAGCATCTGACTTctataaacatataaaaataataatgaaagagGAGAACCGTTCAGAAGTTTTCCAAGAGTCTTTGTCAGAAATTTGGTACCGAGTTTACCGAGCAAGCTTTGcaattaaaacacacacaccaaaaaaaaattacacaacacaaacccagcagcagcagcagcagcagaatgaaCAATCAATTTCCAACACTGCAAGGGTTGACTAGAAAATACTGTGCTTTTCCATTAGGTCCAgggtatttaaaataaaagctaaggagcttttattttatattttatgttacaCATTTTATATGCAAACGAGGGAGCCTCAGTGTGTCAGTCCTGATGAGCAGGTCGATGCTGCTGGTGCCAGAGAAGCTTGCCGCAGTGCTGCCCACTGCCGTACAAGAGCAGGTTGCTTTGCTAGAAGGTGCACTGAGCCACGCTGAGGAGGGAAACCCAGGACGAGTGCCAAGTGGTTCTTACATATTGCAAGtgttattttggggttttcttcctcATGGAAATCATGTTCTTATGTGCCAAAAGCTTTCCAGAGGCCTATCATCTCAATGTGTGGTCagtttttatttgcagaagTCATACTGCCTATGTATAGCAAAATATTGTGGACTCCTGGGATCTCAAAATTTTAGTTGTTTATATTGTGTTGCTGTATTATTATTAGCAGTAGCTTACAAAAATTTAGTTATTGCTGCCCACATTGATGTCATTGGAACtatacataaataatttttatcaaCAGCGTGTTTCCATACTGTTTGCTGAGGATGGTACTTGCGAAATACTGGCTCATTCATTGGTGAGATTGCATAACTTCCTTCCTCGGGGTTGGATGACACCTTCACAGCTCATTCAGAAAGGCTAAACGAGTTTATTTCTCAGAACTTGTATATCATAGAAGAAAACTATGCATTTTAGGCAGAACATATCAGGCGGCTGCAAAGAGAATTAATTACCTACAGAAAAGATGAAGTGAGTCTTACAGATGTCAAGACCACCACATTAAAGCATCTGTACGTCAGGGGGGCTGCAATCCTTACTAGATGGAATTAAGAGAAAGACAACCCCAGCCAGGGAAGATGCCTGGTACAAAGGGAATTCTGGCAGAAGCATGAGCTAAGCTAAGAGGCAGGTGTCATCCATCATGTTCTCCCCATCATGtgtcaccaaaaaaaacctgagaagGAACTCTACTCATGGTGTGTACTGTGTCATGCCACCCACTGCACAATTCCGCAGAAGATGAAAGAAGCAAAgagcaaaccacagccccaGACAGTGCACCTATTGCCATTTCTTGCTTCCATACATACAGTGGAAACTACACTGACCCACACTGAAGGAAGAGCAACCAGatactctgctgaaatgaaaaaacaccCAGACAAATACAGGTAGGTAAAGGAATTCTCCCGTTGCATGGCGCTGAAGCAGAATTCAGTACAAAAAAGAACTTGCTGTTTCTATGAATTAAGACTACTATCCACAGCTTCGGAGTTCGGAAGGATGAAAGCTTCATATACTACAAATAAATCTAACTCCTATGAAAAGATCTGACGACATGGGGCAGATGTGAACAAGTTCTTGCACTTTCTTTGAGATCATTGCCTACTGGCTGCCATTAGGAAACAGCGTGGAGAAAGAGCCTGCTGGTCTGACTCACCAAACTCGTCCGTTTTTCTCAAAAGGACTGGTCAGGGATAAAATGCTGTTGGAACTAtcatcaagaaaaaagaatttagcTTCGCTTTTGGCTGTTAGGCTGGATTTGTACCaaacaaagtagaaaaaaaacaccttacgATGCAAACTCGACATTTAAGAAGCAAATTAGTAAATTACAATAAATATCAATGCAATTTTGGTTTTAGAGAATTGTTTTCCCACACAAAACTTACTGACATCAACActctaaataaaaaagcaaactacaGATACCtgagaaatttgaaaaaagCCTTGTATAGGTAGAGAACCTATGCTTGAGCAACCATTGCTGAGTTTCCTGGATTGTGGCTGAAGGATGAAGCTGCTGCAAGAAACAAGATTGGACATGACTGGATATTAAAAACAACGCCAAAACCAAAGACAAAACCATTGAAAAAAATGTCCCTTAGCTAAACACTTTCCCAGTACCTATTAATACCAAGGTATGTATAAATCAGATGTTCTGacacaaatacacaaatataGACACAATCAATACCAGAAAGCAAATACTCACATCTCCAGACCCTTGAGAGGTTCCATCTCCTTGATGATTTGGGGAGGAAGAATTGCTACAGATAAGAAAAGAGCATTACTAGAATTttattaagcaaaatatttaaacatcGATGAAAAATAACTTGGAATTCCCAAAACAATAAATATCACTGTTGAAAGACAAATTAAACACTGTGTAGAGCAAAGTTCAATTAAACTCGCAAGATTATCACACTTCAATATGCAAGTGATCTGGTTCCTATTCTGTGTACTCTTTTATcaactgcagaagcagctttacCACCACTCAGGAGGTTATATGGCCACATAACTGTCTTAAAAGGTGACCGAGGAAGAGGTAGTAAAATACAAGgcagacaaaacaaaagcatataGATGAGACAATACCACTGTAAATCATCCATTGAGCGCACAAGTTTGATCACAGTAGGTTAATTAAGGCCTCAAtacaaaatgaatgtttttacCAATAcaatttctgttgaaaatcTTGTAAAGATAATTGTCAGGGGTTTCCTTGCAAATTGTATTAATTGTATATGAGGGGCACAAAGACtgttcttactgaaaaaaactaGTTTCCATAGACAAGGACTAAATTAGAACAGTTAAAAAAGTCAAGTATTTGCTATACGACAAAGGACAAGAAGTTTTCAACAATGTATAGTACAAAActgaagaagcagaagtaaTCACATTATAATTGAATCATGTAATGCAAGTGTCAAACGCTAAATACATAGGTCAAAACAATCTCTCACTCCCCAAGCAGAACCAGAAAGCAGTTTCTGTTACTCAGACAACACTTTTGAATAAgcctgattttaaaatgttaccttCAATTAGGGTACAGAAAAGGAACCCACCTGTCTGGGACACTGTAGGTATTATGCTGAGCAGAGGTGAAAGTTGGAGCAGGAGTAGGACTGTTGTTTACAAATGTTGTAGGAGTATCAGGCCATGGTGAACACTGAAGATAAAGAATTAGAACTTAAGTTTCTCTtgacaatacattttttttactctaaTGCTTACTTCTTTTGTTTAAAGCCAGGGTTTTATCCACAGAGAATTTTGAGTTGTAATTCCAAATAATGATTCCCTCCGTCCCACACATTGCATGCAGATACTCCAAGTTAAAATCAGTTCTGTTTTATCTTGTTCTTTCATGAAGATTCCTATTTATACTGTCTTCTGTCAACAAAATGAAGGTATTTGTGGTGGAACTGACAGAAGACCTGTACAGATTACTCTGTTTagaacaaaccaaccaaccaacccaccccaAGCCATCTGCcgaaaaaaattatttccatccTAAAAGGGATGAAGGGGCTGTTTAAACTGCAGGTATCACAACTTGACAATAGGTTTTCAGCAATAATAAGTAAAACTATGAAGCTTGTGGATAAATGTAATGTAGCTGCGCTGAGAACAATTAAATACAAATGGAATTTTCAGTTGAAAAGTTTTGTGAATTGGAAAATTTTTATTGATTTGCTGCAGGACTAAAATGATGCTTACATGTACTACTTTCTCTAAACTGCTTGGTAAACTGGAATTTTTATACATAAATTTAAGTCATCACAAGTGTATGATGAGCCAGCTGTCCAATTTGGTCACACttttttgggtatttttttaaagcatcatgATAGAGCCCTTGAAAATGAGACTAACTCTTAGTGTTTGCAATACTACTGcaaattcagtatttaaaaaaaaaccaagaataaAGAGATTTTGTACGTTCAAAGACAAACAGACAAGATTAAAACAAGTGAGTTTCCCAAGACAAAGTAAGCTAAGACCATGCCTGTTAAAACAACAGATTTCTGATACACTTATGCACCAGCTAAATACCCTGTAAGGAAATTTCCAGAGTTATATCATAGCCTTGtaggggggagaaggagggatgGAAGGGAACAAGTATGATCTAATATAAtattaatggaaaatgtttcaaCAACTTTGTGTTGAAAGACCTTTTCACTATCTGGGGGAAACAGTAAATAAGTGCAACACCAGCTGCAATCTTCTGTAAAACATTTAACTATTTCTGTGCTGGACTCCAGTCTTCACTTGTCAGAGCAAGAGCCCAAGTTCTGCAGCAGAACGTAGACAATTTAAGAATAGTCATCTTGCACGCCAATAGCTTAGAAATCAGGAAAATCATTGATCTGTCTGATATTTGATTCAAATCAGTATTTTTGCTAGCCACTGTGTACACGCTGGCTTTGATTATCATAGTCAGAGCCACCCTTTAGACTACAAACAGTGCTATTCTGTATATTCCCATCTGTTGTCTCTCTTCTCGAGCTCATTTTATCGTTAATCTCATAGATATTATATTACAACAGGTAG contains:
- the UBP1 gene encoding upstream-binding protein 1 isoform X4, producing the protein MCSCYFRQLKSIIRVVFHDRRLQYTEHQQLEGWKWNRPGDRLLDLDIPMSVGVIDIKTNPSQLNAVEFLWDPTKCTSAFIQVHCISTEFTPRKHGGEKGVPFRIQVDTFKQTENGEYTDHLHSASCQIKVFKPKGADRKQKTDREKMEKRTAHEKEKYQPSYDTTVLTEMRLEPIIEDAVEHEQKKSSKRTLPADYGDSLAKRGSCSPWPDTPTTFVNNSPTPAPTFTSAQHNTYSVPDSNSSSPNHQGDGTSQGSGDQLHPSATIQETQQWLLKHRFSTYTRLFSNFSGADLLKLTREDLVQICGPADGIRLYNALKSRSVRPRLTIYVCQEPLRSIQLERQDAGNGDSSNGAIYVYHAIYLEEMAASEVTRKLALAFNIPLHQINQVYRQGPTGIHILVSDQMVQNFQDESCFLFTTIKAENGEGFHIILK